A genomic window from Camelus ferus isolate YT-003-E chromosome X, BCGSAC_Cfer_1.0, whole genome shotgun sequence includes:
- the CYLC1 gene encoding cylicin-1 has translation IDLSYDSAIPLLVNESSRKLWNQQYFTLTFPKPPQPGRKKRSRPSELQITVPRHDKRNLEEVQKPAHIWIRHSLRKNFPRPSIYLTVRRQTSFRHPYSPITHPKKAQTKRSKDDNKGTTLKKVSKKNTGSRETTPEYKKTVNDDKPKRGNETDNTPSKSSHESKLSEKSKCKSETIPESKYSNSISIKHQKKDKRDSKNSKETDIESICTKKYSKSSKNNLDVKSETSSKSSSNMDSVMCFEESGAEPMEFDMWLKNYSQNNSKKPPKKDAKKDAKKGSDAESVDSKDAKKESKKGKKDGKKDDKKKGAKKDAGSTDAESGDSKDAKKDSKKGKKDGKKDDKKKDAKKDAGSTDAESVDSKDAKKGKKESKKDEKKKDAKKNAESTDAESVDSKDAKKDSKKGKKDSKKVGKKKDVKKDTSSTDADSESERDFKKGKKDSKEKKGSKKDVKKKSAMKSEESTETESDWESKKDRKDAKKIMQDSKKGARKDAIKDVESTDAESDVSSKKDLKKPQIVRSSDAESEESLYKLGPKKREADESDATSTDSKKEAQNLKREFKMPSRRTTFKQKEEKIGAGRVPPSRERPPLPPCEPLLPSPRVKRLCQCQMPPPPPKPRYAPLPEAKWIHKLL, from the exons atagacttgtcctatgattcagcaataccactcctgg TCAATGAGTCAAGCAGAAAATTATGGAATCAACAATACTTCACTTTAACATTTCCCAAACCACCCCAGCCAGGTAGAAAAAAGAGATCAAGACCTTCAGAATTACAAATCACAGTTCCT AGACATGACAAAAGAAATTTAGAGGAAGTTCAGAAGCCAGCTCATATATGGATAAGgcattctttaagaaaaaattttccgAGGCCATCTATTTACTTAACTGTCAGGAGACAGACTTCATTCAGACATCCTTATTCTCCTATAACCCATCCTAAAAAGGCACAAACTAAAAGGTCCAAAGATGACAATAAAGGAACAACTTTGAAGAAAGTTTCCAAAAAAAATACAGGCTCACGTGAAACAACTCCAGAATACAAGAAAACAGTAAATGATGATAAAcctaaaagaggaaatgaaacagATAATACTCCATCAAAATCATCCCATGAAAGTAAACTATCTGAGAAGTCAAAGTGTAAATCAGAAACAATCCCAGAATCCAAATATTCTAATTCAATctcaataaaacatcaaaaaaagGATAAGAGAGATTCAAAAAATTCCAAGGAGACAGATATTGAATCCATATGTACAAAGAAGTATTCTAAGAGCTCAAAAAACAATTTGGATGTCAAATCAGAGACTAGCTCAAAAAGTAGTTCAAATATGGATTCAGTGATGTGTTTTGAAGAGTCTGGTGCTGAACCCATGGAATTTGATATGTGGTTAAAGAATTACTCACAGAACAATTCAAAGAAGCCTCCAAAGAAGGATGCAAAAAAGGATGCAAAGAAGGGTTCTGATGCTGAATCTGTAGATTCAAAAGATGCAAAGAAAGAGTCAAAGAAGGGTAAGAAAGATGGTAAAAAAGATGATAAGAAAAAGGGTGCAAAGAAGGATGCTGGGTCCACTGATGCAGAATCTGGAGACTCAAAGGATGCAAAGAAAGATTCAAAGAAGGGTAAGAAAGATGGTAAGAAAGATGATAAGAAAAAGGATGCAAAGAAGGATGCTGGGTCTACTGATGCAGAATCTGTAGACTCAAAGGATGCAAAGAAAGGTAAGAAAGAGTcaaagaaagatgagaagaaaaaagatgccAAGAAGAATGCAGAGTCTACTGATGCAGAATCTGTAGACTCAAAGGATGCAAAGAAAGATTCAAAGAAGGGTAAGAAAGATTCAAAGAAAGTTGGCAAGAAAAAGGATGTCAAGAAGGACACCAGTTCTACTGATGCTGATTCTGAATctgaaagggattttaaaaagggtaaaaaagattcaaaggagaagaaaggttCAAAGAAAGATGTCAAAAAGAAGTCTGCAATGAAGTCTGAAGAGTCTACTGAAACTGAGTCTGACTGGGAGTCAAAGAAGGATAGAAAAGATGCAAAGAAAATTATGCAAGATTCAAAGAAAGGCGCCAGGAAGGATGCAATAAAGGATGTAGAGTCTACTGATGCTGAATCTGATGTGTCTTCCAAGAAAGACCTAAAGAAGCCCCAAATAGTCAGAAGCTCAGATGCTGAATCTGAAGAGTCACTGTATAAACTTGGGCCTAAAAAGAGAGAAGCTGATGAATCAGATGCcacatctacagattcaaagaaGGAAGCACAGAATCTAAAGAGAGAATTCAAAATGCCATCCAGAAGGACTACattcaaacaaaaagaagaaaaaataggtgCAGGTAGAGTTCCTCCATCAAGGGAAAGACCACCACTACCTCCTTGTGAGCCTTTACTGCCATCACCTAGGGTCAAACGTCTCTGTCAGTGCCAGatgcctcctccacctccaaaaCCGAGATATGCTCCTTTG CCTGAAGCAAAATGGATTCACAAGCTGCTTTAA